In Spirosoma pollinicola, the genomic window TTTACTGAACTGAGTATCTTCTCGGTGATGTGGTCGGAACACTGTTCCTATAAGAATTCCATTGTCTGGCTTAAAACGCTGCCCCGCGATTCGGACCGGATGCTGGCTAAAGCCGGAGAGGAAAACGCTGGTCTGGTAGACATTGGTGATGGCCTGGCCTGTTCGTTCAAGATCGAATCGCACAACCACCCCTCGGCGCTGGAACCCTATCAGGGAGCTGCTACGGGTGTTGGCGGTATCAACCGCGATATTTTTACGATGGGAGCCCGGCCCATTGCCCAGTTGAACTCCCTTCGGTTTGGCGATCTGAGTCTGCCCAAAACCAAACGCCTGCTGCGCGGTGTCGTGAAAGGTATCGGCGATTATGGCAACGCCTTCGGGATTCCAACCGTGGGCGGTGAGCTGTTCTTCGACGATTGTTACAATACCAACCCGCTCGTTAATGCGTTCTCGGCGGGTATTGTTGAGGTGGGTAAATCGGCAAAAGCGACAAGCTACGGTGTGGGCAACCCGGTGTTCATCGTTGGCTCGGCAACGGGTAAAGACGGTATTCACGGAGCCACGTTCGCTTCTGAAGATATTTCAGCGGCATCGACCGATAAACTCCCGGCGGTTCAGGTGGGTGATCCCTTCATGGAGAAACTCCTGCTCGAAGCATCCCTCGAAATCATTGCCACAGGTTACGTGATTGGTATTCAGGATATGGGTGCCGCCGGTATCATCTGCTCGACCTCCGAAATGAGTGCGAAGGGCGAACACGGCATGATCATCGACCTCGACAAAGTGCCAACGCGTCAGCCCAACATGGCACCCTTCGAAATTCTGCTGTCAGAATCGCAGGAGCGGATGCTGGTCGTGATCGAAAAAGGTAAAGAACACATCATTCAGGGTATTTTTGATAAGTGGGATTTGAATTGTGCGCAAATTGGTGAAGTGACACCAAAGGGCGAACATGATCTCGGTCGCCTGCATTTCTATCGTAACGGCGAACTCGTTGCCGATGTACCTGCCTATGATCTGGTGTTGGGTGGCGGTGCGCCCGTTTACCATCGGGAGTATAAAGAACCGGCTTATATAAAGGAGTACGCCAAGTTCAACATTGACGACGTGGACGATATCGAACACGAAGACATTAAAGAAATTGCCGAACACCTGTTGTCGCACCCAAACATCTGCTCGCGCAAGTGGGTATATGAGCAATACGATTCGATGGTG contains:
- the purL gene encoding phosphoribosylformylglycinamidine synthase subunit PurL gives rise to the protein MDTLESLPSLETARKLGLLPEEFDRIAEILGRRPNFTELSIFSVMWSEHCSYKNSIVWLKTLPRDSDRMLAKAGEENAGLVDIGDGLACSFKIESHNHPSALEPYQGAATGVGGINRDIFTMGARPIAQLNSLRFGDLSLPKTKRLLRGVVKGIGDYGNAFGIPTVGGELFFDDCYNTNPLVNAFSAGIVEVGKSAKATSYGVGNPVFIVGSATGKDGIHGATFASEDISAASTDKLPAVQVGDPFMEKLLLEASLEIIATGYVIGIQDMGAAGIICSTSEMSAKGEHGMIIDLDKVPTRQPNMAPFEILLSESQERMLVVIEKGKEHIIQGIFDKWDLNCAQIGEVTPKGEHDLGRLHFYRNGELVADVPAYDLVLGGGAPVYHREYKEPAYIKEYAKFNIDDVDDIEHEDIKEIAEHLLSHPNICSRKWVYEQYDSMVGTGNRSTNAPSDAAVVRVKGPGIPETEKSIVITVDCNSRYVNANPRIGAKIAVAEACRNIVCSGGEPLAVTNNLNFGNPYVPEVYWHFVEAVQGMGEACLRFSTPVTGGNVSFYNQSSDDGPVFPTPTIGMLGLMENPAHQMTLDFKNEGDLIYLIGQSTNDIASSEYLYSFLDIKASPAPYFEFDDEWHVQEGIKTMIRNGWLLSAHDVSDGGLFVTLAESAMAGNKGFQIVSDDRHRLDSFLFGESQSRVVVTVPAEHKQTIEGYLHDTIMPFMFLGTVMDSSPAFVVDNTQVMTLAEAKILYDNSLGNIMA